Proteins from a genomic interval of Lycium ferocissimum isolate CSIRO_LF1 chromosome 2, AGI_CSIRO_Lferr_CH_V1, whole genome shotgun sequence:
- the LOC132047419 gene encoding uncharacterized protein LOC132047419, translating into MALYEALYERKCRSLAGWFEIAEVSLFGPEFVHQAIEKAVHLVFHTSMLREYMVDPFRVVPVDAIQVTESWSYEEEPVAILDRQVCRLRIKDMVSVKVLWRSEDKEDMTWEAKAKMKSKYPHLFLKDDADPGKAEQNPTSNSNAMQGTNYP; encoded by the exons ATGGCTCTGTATGAAGCTTTGTACGAGCGGAAGTGCAGATCCCTCGCAGGGTGGTTTGAGATTGCAGAAGTTAGTCTATTCGGTCCAGAGTTTGTACATCAGGCAATTGAGAAG GCAGTCCATCTAGTGTTCCACACATCCATGCTGAGGGAATACATGGTGGATCCTTTTAGAGTTGTGCCGGTGGATGCTATTCAAGTCACGGAGAGTTGGTCTTATGAGGAAGAACCAGTTGCCATCCTGGACAGACAGGTTTGTAGGCTCAGGATCAAAGATATGGTGTCAGTAAAGGTATTGTGGAGAAGCGAGGACAAGGAAGACATGACATGGGAAGCCAAAGCGAAAATGAAGTCAAAGTACCCTCACCTGTTTCTTAAAGACGATGCTGACCCAGGAAAAGCAGAACAAAACCCAACGTCGAACTCAAATGCCATGCAAGGTACAAATTACCCTTAA